One window of Flavobacteriales bacterium genomic DNA carries:
- a CDS encoding methylmalonyl-CoA mutase — MMSGRERIAHLPAGRQGRIQEESLYYETLKHNGDSPVIGVNTFLSSKGSPTVLPKEVIRATEEEKQAQIQTAENLQKAYATESAAALNDLQHAAIKNENMFAVLMEACKYCSLGQLTDAMFEVGGQYRRNM; from the coding sequence ATGATGTCTGGTCGAGAACGTATAGCGCACCTGCCTGCCGGCAGGCAGGGCCGCATCCAGGAGGAAAGCCTCTACTACGAAACGCTGAAGCACAACGGCGACTCCCCCGTGATCGGCGTGAACACCTTCCTCAGCAGCAAGGGCTCACCGACGGTCCTTCCGAAGGAAGTGATCCGCGCCACCGAGGAGGAGAAGCAGGCGCAGATCCAAACAGCGGAGAATTTGCAGAAGGCCTACGCCACGGAAAGCGCTGCGGCGTTGAATGACCTGCAGCATGCGGCGATCAAGAATGAGAACATGTTCGCTGTGCTGATGGAGGCTTGTAAGTATTGCTCGCTTGGGCAGCTTACGGATGCTATGTTTGAGGTGGGAGGCCAGTATCGACGTAATATGTGA
- a CDS encoding DUF4160 domain-containing protein, translating into MPKLYEYFGLIFLFYSDDHDPMHLHVQAGSREGIIMLIIVDGKLTELRWRAKRGASMLNEKEQREAESFVRAMKSDIVEKWTAFYVEHKRIKPERITRRIK; encoded by the coding sequence ATGCCCAAACTCTACGAATACTTCGGTCTCATCTTCCTGTTCTACAGCGATGATCACGATCCGATGCACCTGCATGTACAGGCTGGTAGTCGTGAAGGCATCATCATGCTCATCATCGTAGATGGCAAGCTAACGGAACTCCGTTGGCGGGCCAAGCGGGGTGCTTCCATGCTGAATGAAAAGGAGCAGCGCGAAGCCGAATCGTTCGTCCGCGCCATGAAAAGCGACATCGTGGAGAAGTGGACCGCATTCTATGTCGAACACAAGCGCATCAAACCGGAGCGCATAACACGCCGCATCAAATGA
- a CDS encoding DUF2442 domain-containing protein, which translates to MKIAEDVRIKKATYLHDYAIRFTFTDGHVSEIDFHPFLSAAGQNPMNSQYLDVTRFRKFKLHRNVDVFWDDWEMCFRFETLYSGKLPKMPKRLSIRSRRGSAQHVGQDQE; encoded by the coding sequence ATGAAGATCGCTGAAGACGTCCGCATCAAGAAGGCCACCTACTTGCACGACTACGCCATCCGCTTCACCTTCACGGACGGTCATGTTTCGGAGATCGACTTTCATCCCTTCCTCAGCGCGGCCGGGCAAAATCCGATGAACAGCCAGTACTTGGATGTGACCCGCTTCCGGAAGTTCAAGCTGCACCGCAACGTGGATGTCTTTTGGGATGATTGGGAGATGTGCTTCCGCTTCGAGACGCTCTATTCCGGGAAATTGCCGAAGATGCCTAAGCGACTTTCCATCCGCTCACGCCGTGGCAGCGCACAGCACGTTGGGCAAGATCAAGAATGA
- a CDS encoding ATP-binding protein: MSKTSQIEGALSRMNQARFERLCTRILPRLGYPPIDATGRVLGEDKTRVAPYDGWFQLPRKKYGFMQCTTEKGKGLLQKLKKDYAKCLKKELTGIAKPRVGKIVLCLNRGLSASDHASLQQLARRHKCPLEIIGPSILAPELSSGSVDIAKDELGISIGTGQLLSKEEFKRHASQGKYATSYETKFRFREKEVQEVLSALGSHSIVILRGKPGVGKSRLALEVTNRYCSAHIKIRSLCIVDKSLDLYEDLTLTCGQAGDYLLLVDDANLFEKGRLKHVMRLLTDSGSDRQFRLLLTVRGYAEKDVARVVDEFGAAKVIEVQALTDEQIAEFLKDEYGIRNHRFLDKISRQAQGNMRLAAMIGEVAREQKTFESIRSVEDIYNNYFNSRLGDELTTVIQPQELKVAAIFSMLRTVNRGDENLMARILAVTQLSEDEFWEGASRLHRIEVIDMMPQGVGRVADQVLAAYLFHRSVFGQEPFIDLAAIIAHFIEEEPSRVAEVLNSTFSAFDSEKTLAKVRQAAEVALARFEAEGNSKAQQKYHEYFWFVDPTRTLAFARGLIEAMPTEQGSASPDFSDKARQQVHWRPDALKVLDGFGQTVDVHRTEALKLMLQFLRKKPSSAPEVGQAFLQTFGVDQRSFEHDYHVQRKALEDLVALDPTGTDSLVTGLFFAFAEQGLHLEYRHFGSGRRRNVVTISHHQAGPSTGMLELRNQLWSYAFGLFVNPGHRAQVFDLLRSYKNSFCTQPNKVVQQADADQILQFFNDHLKPSNLKHCFFVHDMVNSWMRHNLKVLLTISARFTNPEFELSRLLVLDRSRYADFDRDEWKELWHKDLREFGASLSPFQLRKTIARTSVIARTESRGHWPQDINFALAQVIIGHFEDQPVDAIAAILGHLRQGNRLNIPCGVLLPLLFNAQGKEEILYFIDEHPFMNRWFWTIEYFELVTRDDPEKAKELARSFRERILNCQEEQLHVPITLLHRFEPYDPGITVAVVRYIIDRFPGDNSVPWAFHDLFYDKWYPMEDVKRVFHDELELLQRAYFIAATEYSIDRQRGWFDDLLDLDPSFLSKWVGWKYERSRPADPSDEIGAFEFLWKRDDTEHVLSTVLDAVETLKDGFYGDDEYLASFLKLDSADIESALLARQDKFLSDEIERHHSNERRMRLLFDMAHDLPPDRRTALIASLLAYMPSEKLFRDVLFNEGSGITRGSLVPKYSQRVSFLKELRKACTRPEQIQYIRLLDDHMEYASMRLEREQVEDYMDAVL; this comes from the coding sequence ATGTCTAAGACCAGCCAAATCGAAGGTGCGCTCTCGCGCATGAACCAAGCACGCTTCGAGCGCCTATGTACAAGGATACTACCACGCCTAGGCTATCCCCCGATAGATGCGACGGGTCGGGTGCTAGGAGAGGACAAGACCCGTGTGGCACCATACGATGGGTGGTTCCAACTTCCGCGCAAGAAATACGGCTTCATGCAATGCACCACAGAGAAGGGCAAGGGGTTGCTGCAAAAGCTAAAGAAGGATTACGCGAAGTGCCTGAAAAAGGAACTCACCGGCATAGCGAAGCCTCGTGTCGGCAAAATCGTTTTGTGTCTCAACCGTGGGCTCAGCGCTTCTGACCATGCCTCACTGCAACAGCTGGCACGACGCCACAAATGCCCGCTGGAAATCATCGGTCCCAGCATTTTGGCACCTGAGCTATCCTCAGGGTCAGTCGATATCGCAAAGGATGAACTAGGCATTTCGATCGGCACCGGCCAACTTCTTTCGAAGGAGGAATTCAAGCGGCATGCGTCGCAAGGGAAGTATGCCACCAGCTACGAGACGAAGTTCCGATTTAGGGAGAAGGAAGTCCAAGAAGTTCTATCCGCACTTGGCTCCCACTCAATCGTAATACTACGTGGTAAACCAGGCGTTGGCAAATCCCGATTGGCCCTGGAGGTGACTAACCGATACTGTTCTGCACACATTAAAATACGATCTCTATGTATCGTTGACAAGAGCCTCGACCTGTATGAAGATCTTACCCTGACGTGCGGTCAGGCAGGCGACTATCTGCTGCTCGTGGACGACGCGAACCTGTTTGAAAAAGGGCGCCTCAAACACGTGATGCGCCTGCTGACCGACAGCGGAAGCGATCGGCAATTCCGACTGCTCCTAACCGTGCGGGGGTATGCCGAGAAGGATGTTGCAAGAGTGGTGGACGAGTTCGGTGCCGCCAAAGTGATTGAAGTACAAGCTTTAACTGATGAGCAGATCGCAGAGTTCCTGAAGGACGAGTATGGTATTCGTAACCATCGCTTCCTTGACAAGATTTCCAGGCAGGCTCAAGGGAACATGCGTCTCGCGGCCATGATCGGAGAGGTGGCACGTGAACAGAAAACCTTTGAGAGCATCAGGTCCGTGGAGGACATCTACAACAACTATTTCAACTCCCGCCTCGGTGACGAACTAACCACTGTAATCCAACCACAGGAGCTGAAGGTCGCGGCTATATTCTCCATGTTGCGCACTGTTAATCGAGGGGACGAGAACCTGATGGCCAGGATCCTCGCCGTCACTCAATTGAGCGAGGATGAATTCTGGGAGGGGGCGAGTCGGTTGCATCGGATAGAGGTCATTGACATGATGCCACAAGGCGTCGGGAGGGTAGCGGACCAAGTCCTCGCGGCATACCTCTTTCACCGCTCAGTTTTTGGACAGGAACCGTTCATCGACTTGGCTGCGATAATCGCACATTTCATTGAGGAAGAGCCTTCACGAGTGGCTGAGGTGCTCAATTCTACGTTCAGCGCTTTCGACTCCGAAAAGACTCTTGCCAAAGTGAGACAAGCCGCTGAGGTAGCACTAGCGCGGTTCGAGGCCGAAGGCAACTCCAAGGCTCAACAGAAATACCACGAGTACTTCTGGTTCGTGGATCCAACTCGCACACTCGCCTTCGCGCGTGGACTCATAGAAGCAATGCCTACCGAACAGGGATCTGCCTCTCCAGACTTCAGTGACAAGGCGCGACAACAAGTACACTGGCGTCCGGATGCATTGAAGGTGTTGGATGGCTTTGGTCAGACCGTGGACGTCCATCGTACGGAAGCACTGAAACTTATGCTGCAATTCTTGAGGAAGAAGCCCAGTTCGGCACCGGAAGTCGGACAAGCCTTCCTGCAAACCTTTGGTGTTGATCAGCGCTCCTTCGAACACGACTATCACGTCCAGCGCAAAGCACTAGAAGATTTGGTAGCGCTTGACCCAACAGGTACCGACTCGCTGGTCACAGGTTTGTTCTTCGCTTTTGCAGAGCAAGGACTCCACTTGGAATACAGACACTTCGGATCGGGCCGTAGAAGGAATGTCGTGACCATTTCCCATCACCAAGCAGGTCCATCAACTGGAATGCTGGAACTTAGAAACCAGCTATGGTCATATGCGTTCGGCTTGTTCGTCAACCCTGGTCACCGTGCTCAGGTGTTCGACCTTCTGCGCTCATACAAGAACTCATTCTGTACCCAGCCGAATAAGGTTGTTCAGCAGGCTGATGCAGACCAGATCCTACAGTTCTTCAACGACCATCTGAAGCCCTCAAACTTGAAGCACTGCTTCTTCGTGCATGACATGGTCAATTCCTGGATGCGCCACAACCTGAAAGTGCTCTTGACCATTTCCGCGCGCTTCACCAATCCTGAATTTGAGTTATCTCGTCTCCTTGTATTGGATAGAAGCCGATACGCTGATTTTGATAGGGACGAATGGAAAGAGCTTTGGCATAAGGACCTACGTGAATTTGGCGCAAGTCTTAGTCCGTTTCAGCTTCGCAAGACAATCGCTCGTACGAGCGTGATAGCCCGGACAGAAAGTAGAGGTCATTGGCCGCAGGATATCAACTTCGCGCTGGCTCAAGTAATTATTGGTCATTTCGAGGACCAGCCTGTTGATGCCATTGCGGCCATTCTGGGGCATCTCCGTCAAGGCAACCGGTTAAACATTCCATGTGGGGTTCTACTACCACTTCTGTTCAATGCCCAAGGCAAGGAGGAAATATTGTACTTCATTGACGAGCACCCGTTTATGAACCGCTGGTTCTGGACCATTGAGTACTTCGAGCTTGTCACTCGTGACGATCCGGAAAAGGCCAAGGAACTTGCACGTTCGTTCCGTGAACGGATCTTGAATTGTCAGGAAGAGCAGCTCCATGTTCCAATTACCCTCCTTCACCGCTTCGAGCCCTACGACCCCGGAATCACAGTGGCCGTTGTCCGATACATCATAGACCGGTTCCCCGGTGATAACTCTGTTCCATGGGCCTTCCATGACTTGTTCTATGACAAATGGTACCCAATGGAGGATGTGAAGCGCGTGTTCCATGATGAACTTGAATTGCTTCAGCGCGCATACTTCATTGCAGCAACTGAGTACAGCATTGACCGGCAGCGTGGTTGGTTTGATGACCTGCTCGACCTCGACCCATCGTTCCTGTCGAAGTGGGTTGGATGGAAGTATGAGCGATCAAGACCCGCTGATCCGAGTGATGAGATAGGTGCATTTGAATTTCTCTGGAAGCGTGACGATACCGAACACGTTTTGTCAACCGTACTTGACGCCGTTGAAACGTTGAAGGATGGTTTCTATGGGGATGACGAATACTTAGCCTCCTTCCTGAAGTTGGACAGTGCCGATATTGAGTCGGCTCTGCTTGCTAGGCAGGATAAGTTCTTGTCGGATGAGATTGAGCGACACCATTCGAACGAGCGGCGCATGAGGCTTCTTTTCGACATGGCGCATGATCTCCCTCCTGATCGCCGGACTGCACTCATTGCAAGTCTATTGGCCTACATGCCCTCGGAGAAGCTCTTCAGGGACGTGCTCTTCAACGAGGGCTCAGGCATTACTAGAGGTAGTCTCGTACCCAAGTACAGCCAGCGGGTTTCGTTCCTAAAAGAACTGCGAAAAGCCTGTACGCGGCCAGAGCAAATCCAGTACATCCGACTACTCGACGACCATATGGAGTATGCAAGTATGCGCTTGGAGCGCGAACAGGTTGAAGACTATATGGATGCTGTCTTGTGA
- a CDS encoding DUF2188 domain-containing protein, which yields MGKKNQHVVPHGNDWAVKREGGKRATVVVPTQKKAIEIGREISKNNGSELIIHRPDGRIRDKDSHGKDPYPPKG from the coding sequence ATGGGAAAGAAGAACCAACATGTAGTCCCGCACGGAAACGACTGGGCGGTGAAACGCGAAGGTGGGAAGCGCGCGACCGTGGTCGTGCCGACTCAAAAGAAGGCCATCGAGATCGGTCGGGAGATCTCCAAGAACAACGGATCCGAGCTGATCATCCATCGCCCGGATGGTAGGATCCGGGACAAGGACAGTCATGGCAAAGACCCTTATCCCCCCAAAGGCTAA